From the Mesorhizobium koreense genome, the window GCCAAGGCGCGGTCCTTCATAAGGACGGCGGAATAGCGCTACAGGTCCACGTCCAGGATCGCCATCGAGAAATTGTAGGAAAGCTCTCCGTCGTCATCATCCTTGAAGATGATGCCGAGGAACTCGTCGCCGATATAGAGTTCGCACGAATCGTCCTTGCGCGGCCGCGCCTTCACTTCAAGCGCCGCGTTGTTGAACGTCCGCTTGAAATAGGCGTCCAGTTTCCTGATTTCTTCGGGCTTCAAGTATACTCTCCGGTGACAGTCGGCCGTAGGCCGAAGCGCTATTATGGGGCGCTTCTGGCACGCCGGTCCTCACCATGTAAAGCCCGACAGGCTTCTTTCAACCGTTGGGGAAAGCGTGATCCTGGTTACCCAGCAACTGATCCATGGCGCGCGAGGGCTCGTCGCAACCCGCTTCGCCGACGATCCGCGCCGGCACGCCGGCAACCGTCTTGTTGTTCGGTATCGAAGTGAGCAGCACCGAGCCGGCCGCCACCTTGGAGCAATGGCCGACCTCGATATTGCCGAGGATCTTGGCGCCCGCCCCGATCAGCACGCCGTAGCGAATCTTGGGATGCCGGTCGCCGCCCGCCTTGCCGGTGCCGCCCAGCGTAACGCCATGGAGCATCGAGACGTTGTCCTCCACCACCGCCGTCTCGCCAACGACGACGCCGGTGGCGTGATCGATGAAGATGCCCTTGCCTATACGCGCCGCCGGATGGATATCGACCTGGAAGACCGCGGAGGAGCGGCTTTGCAGATAGAGCGCGAAATCGCGCCGCCCCTTCACCCACAGCCAATGGGCGAGCCGCTGCGTCTGGATCGCGTGAAAACCCTTGAAATAGAGGACTGGCATCAGGAAGCGGTCGCAGGCGGGATCGCGGTCGTAATAGGCCTGGATATCGACGCGCACCACCGCGCTCCAGTCCGGATCGTCCCTCATCATTTCCGCGAAGGTCTGCCGGATGATGTCCGCGCCCATATCGGCGTGGTCGAGCCGCTCGGACAGGCGATGGATCACCGCCTCTTCCAGCGTTTGCTGGTTGAGGATGGTGGAGAAAAGGAAGGCGGAGAGCAGCGGATCGCGTTCCACGGCTTCCGTCGCTTCCTCGCGCACCGCGTTCCAGATGGGGTCGACGGCCTGAAGGCCGGCGCTTCTGGCGATGTTGCGGATATTCATCGGCGCTTTTCCTTCCGCTTGCGGTCCATCCACCGTGTGGCTGTTGTCATAGTCCATCGCAAACGCCGATTGAACCGCAATTTCCTTAAGCATGCTTCAAATGGATTTGATGTGCTCGGATTCAAGCCGGCGTGGAAAATAATTCGTTGCTCGCAGGGCGAACCCAGTAGCCGATTTATCACGCCGGTGAGCCTGGAGAGGCGGGAATTGCCCGCTCGGTTCGAACATCGTCGGAGCAGGCGAAAATGTGAAGACGCTAGTCCAGTTTAGAATTGTTCTATACTTTAAGCTCTGCTTTTTAGAGTCACTCTAAACTGTTGGTTTTCAGTTGAATTTCGTATCGGCCATTGCTACTGGTGCCTTTGTTGCGACTTGATCGCAGGGCCTTGACCCCTGACAGAGAGGGACAATGAACATCTTGCCGCGCGCTATACGTCTTCACCTCCATCGTATTCCTGTTTTGATGCTGTCGCTCGCTGTTGCGGCATTTGGCCTGTTGCCGCCCATGGCGACGACAACGGCTCTTGCCGCGGACAATGAACTGACGATCACCATCAAGGATCACAAGTTCGAGCCGGCCAATCCCGAAATCCCGGCAGGCACTCGCGTCAAGCTGACGGTCATCAATGCCGATACGACGGCCGAGGAATTCGAAAGTCACGATTTCCACGTCGAGAAAATCGTCGGAGCCGGCAAGACGATATCGGTCTATATCGGTCCGCTGGAAGCCGGCACCTATAAATTCTTTGGCGAGCGCCATGAAAGCACGGCGCAGGGCGTTCTCACGGCCAAATAGACGCCGCCATGATCTCCACGCTCGTCATCGTCTTTCGCGAATCGCTTGAAGCCGCCCTGATCGTGTCGATCGTTATGGCTGCAAGCCGGGGTATCGCCGGCCGGACAGCCTACGTCGTTGGGGGATTCGTCGTTGGGTTGCTCGGCGCCGGCGTCGTGGCAATATTCGCGGACGCTATCGCCGGGCTTTTCGAAGGGTCCGGCAGCGATCTCTTCAATGCCGCGGTGCTGTTGGCGGCTGTCGCCATGCTTACCTGGCATCAGGCCTGGATGTCGAGCCATGGTCGCGAAATGGCCGCAAGTGCGCGGAAACTGGGCGATAACGTGCGCTCGGGCGCAAGGCCGCTCTCGGCACTGGCCGTCGTTACCGCAGTCGCGGTGCTGCGCGAGGGGTCGGAAACGGTGCTCTTCCTCTACGGCATCGCCGCGGAAGGCTCCTCCGACACCGGCTCGATGCTCGCCGGAGGGCTGGCAGGCATGGTCCTGGCGGTTGTCATCGGCTGGCTGATCTATTCCGGGCTTGCCCGGATTTCGATGCGTCACATCTTCAAGGTCACTGCTGTGATCATCACGCTCCTCGCCGCTGGCCTTGCCGCGCAGGCAGCCGCCTTCCTCGCGCAGACCGGATGGCTGCCGCCGCTCGGCAACCGCGTCTGGGACACGTCCTGGCTGTTGTCGCAGGACGGCATTCTTGGCCAATTCCTGCACATCGTCGTCGGCTACGTCGCTCAGCCTCAGGGTATCCAGATCGTTTTCTACGTGCTGACGCTGCTGTTGATCATCGTGGCTTCCGGCGTAGCACGCCGTTCGGCGGAGGCACGCCAGAGCGCCGGCGGAACGGCCTGATACACTCCAAACCCGACGGCAGGTCTTTCCGACGGATCAGATCGGGTGCTCACGCAGGAACTCCAGCACTCTTTTCTTGAAGGTGCGGTCGCCAACGGAAAGCATGTGGTCGCGGCCCTCGATGGCGAAGGCATCGCCGTGCGGCATCAGATCGGCGAGCACCGTCGGCGAA encodes:
- the cysE gene encoding serine O-acetyltransferase, with protein sequence MNIRNIARSAGLQAVDPIWNAVREEATEAVERDPLLSAFLFSTILNQQTLEEAVIHRLSERLDHADMGADIIRQTFAEMMRDDPDWSAVVRVDIQAYYDRDPACDRFLMPVLYFKGFHAIQTQRLAHWLWVKGRRDFALYLQSRSSAVFQVDIHPAARIGKGIFIDHATGVVVGETAVVEDNVSMLHGVTLGGTGKAGGDRHPKIRYGVLIGAGAKILGNIEVGHCSKVAAGSVLLTSIPNNKTVAGVPARIVGEAGCDEPSRAMDQLLGNQDHAFPNG
- a CDS encoding DUF3126 family protein, yielding MKPEEIRKLDAYFKRTFNNAALEVKARPRKDDSCELYIGDEFLGIIFKDDDDGELSYNFSMAILDVDL
- a CDS encoding FTR1 family iron permease translates to MISTLVIVFRESLEAALIVSIVMAASRGIAGRTAYVVGGFVVGLLGAGVVAIFADAIAGLFEGSGSDLFNAAVLLAAVAMLTWHQAWMSSHGREMAASARKLGDNVRSGARPLSALAVVTAVAVLREGSETVLFLYGIAAEGSSDTGSMLAGGLAGMVLAVVIGWLIYSGLARISMRHIFKVTAVIITLLAAGLAAQAAAFLAQTGWLPPLGNRVWDTSWLLSQDGILGQFLHIVVGYVAQPQGIQIVFYVLTLLLIIVASGVARRSAEARQSAGGTA
- a CDS encoding cupredoxin domain-containing protein, coding for MNILPRAIRLHLHRIPVLMLSLAVAAFGLLPPMATTTALAADNELTITIKDHKFEPANPEIPAGTRVKLTVINADTTAEEFESHDFHVEKIVGAGKTISVYIGPLEAGTYKFFGERHESTAQGVLTAK